Part of the Bacillus sp. THAF10 genome is shown below.
TAAATTCTCTCATATAATCTAGTAACAGATATGTTCAGGGGGATATGAAATGGATCTAGTAAAAATCACAGCATTTATAGTAGCATTATGCACCTCAATAGGGTTGTTCTTGTTTTCATATTTTGAAACAATTAGAATTTGCAATCAAACTGGTAAGGTATATGGAGAAGGTATGGTGTTTGGGTTTTCTCTTGCTCTATTTTTTGCATTAATGGCAAATGAACTTAGTAGCTAGTGCAATAAAGCCGACTTCAGGAAGTCGGCTTTATTGCTTTAGTAGGTACTTCCATATAAAAATTTGCTCCTATCTCCTATTCTCCCCCTACAGGTAAAGTAGGCTCAACTCTTCTTTTACGATTGCTACGTAGAAAGTAGCCAACACTAAGTATCACTAGTAGTCCACCGGCAAATTGACTGTATGTAACAATCTCCTCTAAAACGAAATAAGCTAGAACTGCTGCCCCAATTGGTTCAAATAATATAGCCATAGAAATTACATTCGTACTGATATACTTAATTGCCCAATTAAATAAAGAATGCCCTAAGAGTGTCGGGAAAATTGCTAGCATGATAAACCAAAACCAATCTGATGCAGCATAATTTGTGAACGAATCTCCTGAAATAAGAACATAGATAAACAATGTCAGACAACTAAAACTATACACAATAAACGTATAGGTAATGATGGAAACTCTCTTTCTGACATCCTGGCCAAATAGAAGATAGGCGGTTACAAGGGCACAGGCAATTAATGCAAGAAAATCACCAAACAATGCCATCCCGCTAATTTTAAAATCACCCCAACTTATAATAAAGCTTCCAGTAACTGCAAGAATACCAGATATGATAGCACGTGCACTCAGCCTTTCACGAAAAAAGATGTAGGTACCCAAAAAAGCAAAGAGTGGCTGGAGGGTGACCAATACTGTAGAGCTTGCAACACTGGTATAGTTCAAGGATTCAAACCATAAAATAAAGTGAAAAGCTAAAAATGTACCAGCTATTGCAGAAAAAAACCAATCTCTTTTGGTGATGTTTTTTAATTCACCAACATACTTCCATAAAAATATGGGTAAAAGAAAAATTACGGAGAAAAAAAGCCGATAGAATGCAATTACGCCTGCAGGAGCATCGGCTAGTTTTACAAAAATAGCCGATGCAGAAACAGTAATAACCCCGACTGCGAGTGCCATATATGGATTCAACCATTTATTCATTCTTAATCACCAATCCAAACTTAAATATAATAGATACTTTCTAATTGTACAGAATATTGTTATACTTCTCTAACAATTTATTTTCATTTTCTGCTGTAATAATGTCAGGAGGGGGCACATGGAGTTTTTTTTAGAACATCTTGAGACAAATGATTTCATTATTAAATTAACTTTTGCTACCATCGCTGGAGTGATAATTGGGTTAGAGCGAGAATTAAAGGGAAAACCGCTTGGATTAAAGACGTGTGTTATTGTGTCTGTCATGGCCTGCTTACTTACGATTGTTTCCTATGAGTCTGCTTTTCTTTACTCCAAAGAGTATTCTCGTCCGATGGATCCAGGACGTATTCCTTCATATGTAATAAGCGGCATTGGTTTTCTAGGTGCAGGGGTAATATTAAGAAGAAGCAATGAGGCTATTTCAGGTCTAACAACCGCAGCATTAGTGTTAGCATCTGCAGCACTTGGAATCACAATTGGCGCAGGATTTTTTATTGAAGGAGCTTTTGGCGTTATTTTTATTATTCTTGGTGTCAAAGTGATTCCTTCCCTTTTTGATCTAGTAGGTCCAAAAAAACTAAAAGAAAAAGAAATTAAAGTGAAGATTTTTATAGAGAAGAGCGTAAATCTTACTAATATAATGAAAGAGATCAGAGAGAAAAACCTCTCCATAAAAAGAGTGAAGATTAAAGAAGAAAAGGATGATATCGTTCTTAATTGTATCGTTACAACGAAAAAAGCGGTGTATACAACGGATGTTTACAGTGATATTAAGTCCTTAACAGGCGTTATCCAAGCAGAAGTGGAAAACTTGGATTAAAAAAAGTATTTGCAAACTTGGAATTTTTTGATAAAATAAATTCAGTCGCAACGGGGCATTAGCTCAGCTGGGAGAGCGCTACGCTGGCAGCGTAGAGGTCAGGGGTTCGAGCCCCCTATGCTCCATATTTAACACCACTGCATAAAGTGCAGTGGTGTTTTTTTCTTTCTATTAAATAGTGAAAATGCCCTAGGGGAACCCCAGGGCATTTTCTACCTTCTTTTATTTGATGATTTTTTCTAATTCTGCTGCAACCTCTTCACTTACAGCCTTCTCACCACCAAACATGGTAAGTCTATTTACGTTATTTTCCTTCAGGTATTGAGACAGTGCGGTAGATACGTTATTCCCTACTAATAAAATACCGCTGTTGTTCTTAGCTGCTAAAACTGATCCGGTTAGTGCATCGGCAAAGTTTCTGCCTGTTGCTACATACATGTTTTGACTAACCATATTGAATGCTTTTGCTACTGCAATGTTCGTCTCATATCTATCTTTCCCACTTACTCGGATGGATCCTGGAATCTTATCCATTACTTTTTCATTAACCACCGCTGTTCCACCTATCACCATACTGTTTGTGACCCCTAAAGCTTTTAGGGCTTTATTTGTACTGGAAGGTAATTCATCCGGTTTTGTTAACAGTATTGGTAGACCTTGCATCGCTGCATAGGAAGCAACGGAAAGGGCATCAGGGAAGTTACGGCCATTGGCAACAACCGCTTTAGTTGTTCCTTTTGGCGCAACATGATTTGCGATGAGTGATGCAGTTTCATAACGATCTGACCCAGAGATTCTGGACACTTTTAATCCTTCCTCTTTAAGAGCATCTACCACTCCATCATTAATTGCCTTTGTTCCTCCAAGCACCACAACTTTAGTAGCACCTAAACGCTGAATTTCATCTAACACTCCATCAGATAGCTTAGCGGTTTTCGTTAATAGAATCGGCGCTCCTAGTTTATATGCTAACGGTGCACCAGCTAGAGCATCAGCATAATTGTCTAATCGAGCCAATACGACAGTGTCCGCTGAAGTCCAACCATTTTTACTGATTTCGATTGCCGTTAGTGATCTAGTTGCCCCTGAAATTCGACTAATAGATTCTTTCGAAATAAACAATTTACCAGCTGTTTCTTGAACAACTCTGTTGCCTGCAACATCCATGAATTCCACTTCAATTACAGCACCTTGAAGATCCACATTAGCAGGAACCGTCCAAGTCCCTTTATAAACTCCAGGCTCTACTTCTTCCATCATATTGCCCGTAGTCTGCGTAGTGAACTGCGCTGGAAGCTTGATGGAATAAGTTGCCGTTCCACCTTCTGATTCACTTCTAAAGGAAATGTCCACTTTATCTCCAGTTTTCACATAAAGATCAGCAGACGGAGATAAATCCGTCATTTCTGGTGTACTTAAGTCCACTGTCACCTGTCGCTCAACCTTCGTGACTTTTCCAGCTAAATCCGTAGCTTCCACTGTGATTGTATGTGTACCTTCTTCAAGAATAATTCTAGTGGAGAACTCTCCAGCATCATTTACTTCTACTTTCTCTCCATTTACTAATACCTCGTCTAAGTTGGCATCAGTAGCAGAGCCATTTACATCTACAACTTCTTTGCCTGTTACCATGTTGTTTACCGGTGAGGTCACATTTAGCTGTGGCGCTTCCCTATCAACTATCACCATCACCTTCGTATCAGAAATAACTTCTCCAGCAAAATTATGAGCAACTAAATTTAGCTCATATTCGTTATCCTCTAGACCGCTCACCTCGATACTGAATGTTCCATCTTTTTCTGGTGATGCTGTAGCAAGAACCTCTTCACCATTTAAAAGAGTGACCGTACTTCTATATTCCGCTTTACCAGTAATTTTCACATTACCATCGGTTGAGATAATCTCTTCCTCATCTGCAATTGGAGCTTCTGGTAATTCCTGTACTCCATCTCTAGCCCATTCAATCGCTTGAAGATATAGTTGTTTACCTTGCTGTGTCCAGCCTTGAGTTGGGCTGATCATGTTGTTAACTGCATAAGTGGACAATAATAGATGCATATGGTTTTCACTTCTAAAGTCATAGGCAATGGTTGCACCCTTATCTTCTCCGTCCACTTTAAGTGAAGCTAGTGTAACACCCTCATAATTTTCAAAAGTGGCGTAAGGGCTCTTCTCACTATGAATTTTAATCGTTTCACCATCTAATCCGGAGAAGATGCCATGCTCTTGAAGTGCCTCTACATGGATAGCTCCTTCATTATATCCATGTTCTGCTACTGTAGGACTGCCAAACACTTTTTCTAATAGTTGGATGGATCCATCCACTCCCCAAGTGTCTGTAAAGACTAAGCTTGTTTCATTTTTATCACTTTCTTCAATCAATTTATTTATTTGTTCTTCCGTTGCATCTTTTTCATTGACAATGATGACAGAATAATTGTAAACATCGTCTACAATATCCCAATTACGACTTTGTGCTGCAAAACCATTTTCATTCAAGAAGTCAGTTAGCGATGTTTTCACATCTCCTAGTACAGCTACGTTGAAATCACTTAATTTAAAGTCTAATTCCACGCTTGCACCATCTTCAATACTAACTGCCTGGGTGATGGTCTGATAGCCATTTACTTTCACTTCGATTTCATATTCGCCTGCAATCAGCTCTTCAAATACATAAGAGCCTGTATCATCTGTTTCCACTGACTCTTCGTATAATCCCTCTTTCTCTTTCAGAGTAACCATGGCACCATTAATGCCTTTTCCATCAAGATCCGTAATATTACCGGAGAGGCTCATACGATCGGTTTTTTCCATTTCAAAGTTTAATTCTACAGCTTGGCCAAGTTCTTCCACATCTACTGTTACGGTTTGAGTAGAATAGCCGTGAGCGCGAGCCTTTACTTCATAGCTGCCAGTTCCAATACCTATACGGTACTGTCCTTCAGCGTTTGTCTGTGTGGTTAACCCTTCACTTTCAATAGATACAGTTGCTCCTGCAATCGGCTCTCCTTCTTGATCCTGAACAGTACCCACTATTTCACCAAGACTAGCAGACATTGCCCAATCTACTGCATTGACAAAAATTCGTTTGGCGTCTTCTGTCCACCTTGAGTTAGGGTGTCCATAAGAGCCTGCATGCAAGCTTCCTAGGAGTACATGAACAGAATTAGCAGTACTGAATTTGTAAGCAACACCGTCACCTAGCGTCCCTTTTTCGTCATGCGTAAGGTCAGCAAGCTTTGTACCACTGTATTCAGTGAAGTAAGACCATTGCTGGTTCGATTCGCCATTGTCAGCAATTCGAATGACATCTCCAACTTCATATCCTGCAAAAATTGGGTGATCCTCTACAACCGTGTAATTGATATGTCCTGGAGAGAATCCTTGAGTCACAGATGCTGGATCTCCATAGAAACTACTCAAATCACGAATTGTTCCTCCAGCAAATTGGCTGGTGAAGATAGTACTTACCCCATAACTATCAGCCAAGTCTAGGAAATCTTTAAACTTCGCTTCTGGCATTGCCGAAGAATTTCTATCATTTAATATAACTAGCACATATTCCTCTAACTCTTCCATTAATTGATCTACATCACCATTTAGCCAAGCAATCGCTTCATATCCTTGTTGCTCAAGGAATGGTACAAGCCTGCCATTATTAGTAGACGTTCCTACTACAGCAATTTTTTGAGAGATACCCAAGGTGAAGTTAAGAGTAACTTCTTCATCCTTCTCCACCTGAGCTGGAACCACCTGTGGCGTATATCCATTCGCTGTTACACGTGCTTGATACGTCACACCAGCAGGAGCTTGTAGCTCATAGTAGCCATTTTCATCTGTGGTAGTTTGTAAAGGTGTTCCTTCTAATCGTATTAGCGCACCTTTAATTCCAGCATTTGTATCTTCCGCCTTCACATGCCCTTTAATGAGGCCTGCATTTTCTGAAGTAATAACATATGTTTCTTCCTTACTTTCACCACGTACCACATTAACTTCAAAGCTCTTATCTTCATGTCCGAATGCCTCTACATTCAATGTGTAGGTGCCTGTGTCAAGCGCCAAGAAGAATGAACCATCTGGCTCTGTTTTGAAGGTATAACCAGTTTCCTCTACTGTAATGACGGAGGATACCCCTCGGTCAAAGTTGTTATTAATCTGACCATGAATCTCCCCAACAAGAGGTTCGGTGTTATCTAATGCCCAAACAAGCGCATTATTTAGAATACGTTCCCTGCTTTCATCAAAGTAAGTGGATTCTGTAAAACCGTAACCTATTGTCATGTTAGACAATAGAACTTCCACACTGTTCAGTGTTCGTCCGCCATAGGCAGCAAAGCTTCCTAACTCTCCCTGACCTGGGTGAGAAACGGTTGCAATAGTTTTCCCTGTGTAGCCATCAAATCCATAATAATAACGACCAGCAAACGAGAATTGACCATTTTCATCCCGTTTAACTCCTTCAAACAATGGATGATCCTCAATAATATCAACTGTTAGTACATTCTGTGAGGAAGACAGACTTCCAGCTCGTTCTATAGCTGGATCTCCTACATAATCGACAAGGAATCGAATACTTCCCCTAGGACCTCCATTACCAGTCCAGATAACGGACGTTTCTGTTTTGTCCAGTTCTTTAACGAAATCAAGAAATACCTGTTTTTCAGGGTTTAGGCTATTATTGTAGTCGGAATTAGCAAAAATCAGATCATAATCACTAATTCTATCTAGATCTGTGTAATAGAGATCTTCTACTATATAACCTCTAGGAGTTAAATAATCTTTTAAATTTACAACCGATGAGAGCTGTCCATCCACAATCACCCCGATTTTTGGTGATGGTTTCATTTTACGATTCAGCACTGTTGCTTCATCTGCTTTTACTTCTACCTCCATCTCCTGTTGTACATAGCCTTCTTTTTTCACCACTAAAGAGTATGTTCCAGGGACAAAATGCTCCATGGTAAAGTTTCCACTCACATTTGTTGTAGCTTCACGTGGATGGTCTTTCACCTCAATATGAACACCTTGAATTCCTTCAAGTGTATTCTCGTCGAAGAACTTCCCTTCAATGGAACCGATGCTTTCTTGAAGTGCCATTTTTACTGTGAACTGTCCAAGATCTTCATTGACTGTTACTGATTTTGCTGCAGTTTGATAGGCGAAAGAATTTATTTCTAAATCATAATCCCCATCCAAGGCGGCAATGCTAAAGTAGCCTGTTTCTGGGTCAGTCCATGAACTTAAACCTTCCCCTTCCACCTGTACATGTGCATAGAGTGGATTTCCTTCTTCGTCCGTAATGTATCCCTCAATCGTGTTGTATTCAATGTAAGCTGCCCAAAGGATCGCATTAACAAAAATTTGTTTTCCGCTTTCGGTATAGTGTCTATTATCATGAGTGAATGATATACCATGCCCACTCATTAACAGCTCCATACTCGTTCCAGTTCTTGGTTTGTATGCAATACCTGAACCATGCGCTTCTTCATGAGCTTCATGCTTGATATTGGCAATTGGATAGCCAGAATACCCTTCGAAATATGCAATATCGCTTCGGTTTGGTAAAAGAATATCAACAAAATCCCCAGGCTCTAAATCTCCAAAAATCGGATTTTTTTCTAATACCACGTAACCAGCTGAACTATTGCGATCTCTATGAGTGGTACGTGACTCTGGATCTTGGAATCTATTCACAAGATGATTCAAACCGGAGCCAGACCAGTATGTGTCACCAAAAATGACACTCACCTCATGTTTGTCTGCTTCAGCTAAGAATTCCTCTAACACTTCCAAGGTTACACTTGTGGTAGATTGGTCGTTAAAAAATACTACATCCAGGTTTTGTAATTCAGGTAAAATGCTACTGATATTAGAATAATCAGTCGCTTCTATACCATGGCCCTCTAAAAGCTCTCTCAAGGATCCAAATGACGAATCTCCGATCACACCAACGTCAGGAGAAGGATAAAGCTCAATATTTAACTGAATAGGTTCACTTGCAACTTCGATTGTCTGTTTATACGTTACATAATCTCTTAGAATAATTTCTAATCGATAGGTTGCTTCATCTAACCCAGCAATATCATATGCACCGTTAATAGAGCTCACTTCTTCTGCGACAAGATTGCCTTGTTCATCATACAAGTTGATTTCTACATATGGTATCGCTTGTCCAGTAATCTTATTGGTTACTTGTCCCGATACTGTACCACTATTAGAAACACCCATAACGATATTATTAACAACTGGCTCGCCATTTTTAAATTCAACTGTGGCTGTTTTCGTTTCATAGCCAGCTTTTCGGTAGGCAACTTCAAACAAGCCTTCGTCATGGAATAGTTTATATGCTCCGCCACTTGATGGAACATGCACTCCAGTGT
Proteins encoded:
- a CDS encoding carboxypeptidase regulatory-like domain-containing protein: MIFLMLISLFMPGLADAQMSEDVTNLTVEQEKQLEKEREQNVQHNLEGYNSEVSENGIPSLLDGINLSSEPEYDEDDFVIEGKVEKDIIKELDSEGKVNVIIRLTDAVDMAELSAEVSSIDNRADRVKAVVDKLKSISLASQNKLMQQLQEFESNKMVSDIQTLWVINGLSATINKEALEVIAQREDVKRITLDREINVPEIQVEDTPPRLPEWGLEKIFAPKVWGEYKLQGEGIVVGIMDTGVSGNHDALSHNYRGRDGNHQYSWIDLSGHGYTTPNDGHGHGTHVAGSAVGGGAGEPIGVAPGAEWIAAKIFNDSGGTTASAIHQAFEWFLAPGGDATKAPHVVNNSWGSADTYRTEFLEGVRAWVAAGIFPLFSAGNEGPGAQTVGSPGSFPESFAIGASDVNDQIASFSSRGPVSWPDENGELVRYVKPEVTAPGHQIYSAWPDGGYNTISGTSMAAPHVTGAIALILQSQPDLTIDEVADLLERTARTESHMGALPNDNYGHGIVNVYQAVTEAAFAGEVKGTLKDTAGNPISGEIFLPKEELRVEVKEDGQFSFKVREGKHEVIVSSFGFHSITETMDVTKGSVVEKAWALETAARFNIEGTVKNTEGSPVPYAYVRVVDTPLQTVRTDAEGKFFIESVPQDKYTIVVNGKGIKQTSQTINVDKNTTVNFVVEATSVTALEDWATSKNNYSRNAVTNAEVDAENLEETWFYESSGQLLFNSPVIAEGKVIFTTDRGYVVAVDQRTGEEVWSIRTGGTNRSTPTVVDGIVYVAGGADSKIYAIHLESGMTKWTASVEFPAIYETPIYHDGVIYISSYMEENAKAVALDAETGAKLWESAIGDGSFFGAAMGEGFLYVGTYDSKSLSALSLADGSEKWKITLEDQGFASSPVYVDGVVYAVSTNFNKGTGTLNAFDAATGNLLWSAADIGDTQAGSPIVYDDLIIIGSSAKPVIKAFNKTNGELVWLAQNGSTMVNSGAVSGNGYLFVADLASNLQVYDVYTGEKLHTYSLKNVSTTGVAITDGQVVVGDHSGVTSFEAPGKLTGTITNTDGQPVQAKLTIMETGVSVEADENGAYTLHASPGTYNVKVAYYGLKQKVEEITFVSGYNTIKNFELEAAALGSVSVEVKDKRTKHALENVSITILDTPHEGSSGNDGKFNFSEVYEGSYAVQFSFAGYVDEVIEVKVKAGENTAVSYEMTPVDVAVLDDYNGEITRFLNNNGIPAEQRGWDIVDEIGSYQVLYMNGAYTSMGEKPSEEAFEELVAAADEHGVSVVFADTWGISYGSLRHLWEFRNDPAQYDSDYNPATIRLRVNETHPILEGLDVNTNYDLHHNGDFVWFNQYSGRNLASVGSTRLGFVGAGVAYKGVTEDSAHLLLSTGAASPWVSPFNGWLPTQQQIMLNGVRYVMDAEFGEVSGSVVDENGNPLDVTVEVVDTGVHVPSSGGAYKLFHDEGLFEVAYRKAGYETKTATVEFKNGEPVVNNIVMGVSNSGTVSGQVTNKITGQAIPYVEINLYDEQGNLVAEEVSSINGAYDIAGLDEATYRLEIILRDYVTYKQTIEVASEPIQLNIELYPSPDVGVIGDSSFGSLRELLEGHGIEATDYSNISSILPELQNLDVVFFNDQSTTSVTLEVLEEFLAEADKHEVSVIFGDTYWSGSGLNHLVNRFQDPESRTTHRDRNSSAGYVVLEKNPIFGDLEPGDFVDILLPNRSDIAYFEGYSGYPIANIKHEAHEEAHGSGIAYKPRTGTSMELLMSGHGISFTHDNRHYTESGKQIFVNAILWAAYIEYNTIEGYITDEEGNPLYAHVQVEGEGLSSWTDPETGYFSIAALDGDYDLEINSFAYQTAAKSVTVNEDLGQFTVKMALQESIGSIEGKFFDENTLEGIQGVHIEVKDHPREATTNVSGNFTMEHFVPGTYSLVVKKEGYVQQEMEVEVKADEATVLNRKMKPSPKIGVIVDGQLSSVVNLKDYLTPRGYIVEDLYYTDLDRISDYDLIFANSDYNNSLNPEKQVFLDFVKELDKTETSVIWTGNGGPRGSIRFLVDYVGDPAIERAGSLSSSQNVLTVDIIEDHPLFEGVKRDENGQFSFAGRYYYGFDGYTGKTIATVSHPGQGELGSFAAYGGRTLNSVEVLLSNMTIGYGFTESTYFDESRERILNNALVWALDNTEPLVGEIHGQINNNFDRGVSSVITVEETGYTFKTEPDGSFFLALDTGTYTLNVEAFGHEDKSFEVNVVRGESKEETYVITSENAGLIKGHVKAEDTNAGIKGALIRLEGTPLQTTTDENGYYELQAPAGVTYQARVTANGYTPQVVPAQVEKDEEVTLNFTLGISQKIAVVGTSTNNGRLVPFLEQQGYEAIAWLNGDVDQLMEELEEYVLVILNDRNSSAMPEAKFKDFLDLADSYGVSTIFTSQFAGGTIRDLSSFYGDPASVTQGFSPGHINYTVVEDHPIFAGYEVGDVIRIADNGESNQQWSYFTEYSGTKLADLTHDEKGTLGDGVAYKFSTANSVHVLLGSLHAGSYGHPNSRWTEDAKRIFVNAVDWAMSASLGEIVGTVQDQEGEPIAGATVSIESEGLTTQTNAEGQYRIGIGTGSYEVKARAHGYSTQTVTVDVEELGQAVELNFEMEKTDRMSLSGNITDLDGKGINGAMVTLKEKEGLYEESVETDDTGSYVFEELIAGEYEIEVKVNGYQTITQAVSIEDGASVELDFKLSDFNVAVLGDVKTSLTDFLNENGFAAQSRNWDIVDDVYNYSVIIVNEKDATEEQINKLIEESDKNETSLVFTDTWGVDGSIQLLEKVFGSPTVAEHGYNEGAIHVEALQEHGIFSGLDGETIKIHSEKSPYATFENYEGVTLASLKVDGEDKGATIAYDFRSENHMHLLLSTYAVNNMISPTQGWTQQGKQLYLQAIEWARDGVQELPEAPIADEEEIISTDGNVKITGKAEYRSTVTLLNGEEVLATASPEKDGTFSIEVSGLEDNEYELNLVAHNFAGEVISDTKVMVIVDREAPQLNVTSPVNNMVTGKEVVDVNGSATDANLDEVLVNGEKVEVNDAGEFSTRIILEEGTHTITVEATDLAGKVTKVERQVTVDLSTPEMTDLSPSADLYVKTGDKVDISFRSESEGGTATYSIKLPAQFTTQTTGNMMEEVEPGVYKGTWTVPANVDLQGAVIEVEFMDVAGNRVVQETAGKLFISKESISRISGATRSLTAIEISKNGWTSADTVVLARLDNYADALAGAPLAYKLGAPILLTKTAKLSDGVLDEIQRLGATKVVVLGGTKAINDGVVDALKEEGLKVSRISGSDRYETASLIANHVAPKGTTKAVVANGRNFPDALSVASYAAMQGLPILLTKPDELPSSTNKALKALGVTNSMVIGGTAVVNEKVMDKIPGSIRVSGKDRYETNIAVAKAFNMVSQNMYVATGRNFADALTGSVLAAKNNSGILLVGNNVSTALSQYLKENNVNRLTMFGGEKAVSEEVAAELEKIIK
- a CDS encoding DMT family transporter translates to MNKWLNPYMALAVGVITVSASAIFVKLADAPAGVIAFYRLFFSVIFLLPIFLWKYVGELKNITKRDWFFSAIAGTFLAFHFILWFESLNYTSVASSTVLVTLQPLFAFLGTYIFFRERLSARAIISGILAVTGSFIISWGDFKISGMALFGDFLALIACALVTAYLLFGQDVRKRVSIITYTFIVYSFSCLTLFIYVLISGDSFTNYAASDWFWFIMLAIFPTLLGHSLFNWAIKYISTNVISMAILFEPIGAAVLAYFVLEEIVTYSQFAGGLLVILSVGYFLRSNRKRRVEPTLPVGGE
- a CDS encoding MgtC/SapB family protein, whose protein sequence is MEFFLEHLETNDFIIKLTFATIAGVIIGLERELKGKPLGLKTCVIVSVMACLLTIVSYESAFLYSKEYSRPMDPGRIPSYVISGIGFLGAGVILRRSNEAISGLTTAALVLASAALGITIGAGFFIEGAFGVIFIILGVKVIPSLFDLVGPKKLKEKEIKVKIFIEKSVNLTNIMKEIREKNLSIKRVKIKEEKDDIVLNCIVTTKKAVYTTDVYSDIKSLTGVIQAEVENLD